Proteins found in one Candidatus Tisiphia endosymbiont of Beris chalybata genomic segment:
- a CDS encoding Rpn family recombination-promoting nuclease/putative transposase translates to MERITPRVDIAFKKIFGVEENKDLLISLINSIVSQEDQVAQLTLLNPYNPKNFRNDKLSILDIKALGIDGKRFNIEIQISDEADYDKRALYYWAKLYTEQLKESEDYSLLSKAIGIHILNFTSIPESDKYHNVFHIVEKDNGCKYFKDLELHTIELKKFADAVGNELSGLIAKIQTSLDIWAAFLTKYNLLDKDNLPQNLEGIGLKKALNVLEVMNFSQAEREDYEDHLKWLRIQTNTIKKYKQDGIEEGIQIGKEEGIGIGEAKQAIASAKEMFLNNEPMEKIIKYTGLTKESLEKLKN, encoded by the coding sequence ATGGAAAGAATTACCCCTCGCGTCGACATTGCTTTTAAGAAAATCTTCGGTGTTGAAGAAAATAAGGACTTACTTATTTCCTTAATCAATTCCATCGTGTCTCAAGAAGATCAAGTAGCGCAGCTTACTCTACTTAACCCCTATAATCCTAAAAACTTTAGAAATGATAAATTATCTATCCTTGACATTAAAGCATTAGGAATTGATGGTAAAAGATTCAATATTGAAATCCAAATTAGTGATGAAGCTGACTATGATAAAAGAGCCTTATATTACTGGGCTAAACTTTATACCGAGCAATTAAAGGAATCTGAAGATTATTCTCTTCTTTCTAAAGCCATAGGTATTCATATTCTGAACTTTACTAGTATCCCAGAATCTGATAAGTATCATAATGTATTTCATATTGTTGAGAAAGATAATGGTTGTAAATATTTTAAAGATTTAGAGCTTCATACTATAGAGTTAAAGAAGTTTGCTGATGCGGTTGGCAATGAGCTATCAGGTCTAATTGCCAAAATACAGACTTCTCTTGATATTTGGGCAGCCTTTTTAACTAAATATAATTTATTAGACAAAGATAACCTGCCGCAAAACCTAGAAGGAATAGGGCTGAAAAAAGCTCTAAATGTACTTGAAGTGATGAACTTTAGCCAGGCGGAAAGAGAAGATTACGAAGATCACCTGAAATGGCTCCGAATCCAAACCAATACTATCAAGAAATATAAACAAGATGGAATAGAAGAAGGTATCCAAATAGGCAAAGAAGAAGGTATAGGGATTGGCGAAGCTAAACAAGCTATAGCTAGCGCAAAAGAAATGTTCTTAAATAATGAACCAATGGAAAAGATTATTAAATATACCGGATTGACTAAAGAATCATTAGAAAAATTAAAGAATTAG
- a CDS encoding transposase codes for MLYHKSKKVKEYLVNSTIELIFLPPYSPNLNPIERLWKFMHRIVTNNKFYHNFAQFAEAIDRFFGNIDQYKHKLSTLITDQFQTIPLNHFSNSSG; via the coding sequence ATACTATATCATAAATCAAAGAAAGTAAAAGAATACCTGGTAAATAGCACAATAGAATTAATATTTTTACCTCCATATAGCCCTAATCTTAATCCTATTGAACGATTATGGAAGTTTATGCATAGAATTGTAACAAATAATAAATTTTACCATAATTTTGCTCAATTTGCAGAAGCTATAGATAGATTTTTTGGTAACATTGATCAGTACAAACATAAATTGAGTACTCTCATAACTGATCAATTCCAAACCATTCCCCTTAACCATTTCTCCAACTCTTCAGGTTAA
- a CDS encoding transposase, producing MVIKKTFIHPKRDEVAREKFIKEIEKIPLEKLVYLDESGIEDNACPTNGWSAKGSRCYDKKVYQHKRRVSMIAGLCNKQIIAPLLFEGTCNSILFETYIKDFLIRELKQGQVVVMDKILTFIREKK from the coding sequence ATAGTTATAAAAAAAACTTTTATTCATCCTAAAAGAGATGAAGTTGCAAGGGAGAAGTTTATCAAAGAGATAGAAAAAATACCGCTAGAGAAGTTAGTATATTTAGATGAGTCTGGTATAGAAGATAACGCATGTCCTACTAACGGCTGGAGCGCAAAGGGATCAAGGTGCTATGACAAAAAAGTCTATCAGCACAAAAGAAGGGTATCGATGATAGCAGGACTTTGTAATAAGCAGATTATTGCACCTTTACTATTCGAAGGAACATGTAATTCTATTTTATTCGAAACTTATATAAAAGATTTCTTAATTAGAGAACTAAAGCAAGGACAAGTAGTAGTTATGGATAAAATATTAACTTTCATAAGAGAAAAGAAATAG
- a CDS encoding group II intron maturase-specific domain-containing protein, whose amino-acid sequence MRAFLNAGIMQNGLVSYGEEGTAQGGPLSPLLSNVMLDLLDKELERRGHRYCRYADDCNVYVKTERSGNRVMNGLKFFISKKLKLKVNEQKSVGAKTYRCSFLGFSFTSGKMPKRRIAPEVIKQLKKKIRKYTQAGKGMCMERVITDLGKYLTGWLSYYKHCQTPSVLTGLEAWIRRRLRCAFWRQWKIGKNKAIQLRRRGVGYNLSVQTAGTNKGPWHISSSPALCIAMPNKYFEELGLPRLKCLT is encoded by the coding sequence TTGCGTGCATTTCTGAATGCAGGTATAATGCAAAATGGATTGGTGAGTTATGGGGAAGAAGGAACCGCTCAAGGGGGGCCACTTTCGCCCTTGCTATCAAATGTTATGCTCGATCTACTTGACAAAGAACTTGAGCGGCGTGGACATCGGTACTGCCGTTATGCAGACGACTGTAATGTGTACGTAAAGACTGAAAGGTCAGGAAATCGAGTGATGAATGGCCTGAAATTCTTTATATCAAAGAAGCTCAAACTAAAAGTAAATGAGCAGAAAAGTGTGGGAGCAAAGACTTATCGTTGTTCTTTTCTAGGATTTAGCTTTACGAGTGGCAAGATGCCGAAGAGGCGAATTGCGCCAGAGGTAATAAAACAACTCAAGAAGAAAATTAGAAAATATACACAAGCTGGCAAAGGCATGTGTATGGAGAGAGTAATAACTGATCTAGGAAAATATCTCACAGGATGGTTGAGCTATTATAAGCATTGTCAAACACCTTCAGTATTGACAGGCTTAGAAGCATGGATACGCAGGAGGTTACGTTGTGCTTTCTGGCGTCAGTGGAAGATTGGAAAGAACAAAGCTATTCAACTTCGACGTAGAGGTGTTGGATATAACCTTTCCGTCCAAACAGCTGGAACTAATAAAGGACCTTGGCATATTAGTTCTAGTCCTGCATTATGTATAGCTATGCCAAACAAGTATTTTGAAGAGCTTGGTTTGCCAAGATTAAAATGTTTAACTTGA
- the trmD gene encoding tRNA (guanosine(37)-N1)-methyltransferase TrmD, with amino-acid sequence MSLLHASILTIFPDMFPGPLQYSLAGQALRNGIWDYEIINIRNFGLTKHKKVDDEAYGGGNGLIMRPDVGGNCIEHVLSTQKDVQIYYPSPRGKLFTQAMAHEIIKKSEIIILCGRFEGIDERLIEEYNIVEISIGDYILSGGEIAALAILDCLIRLLPNVLTNKETLQSESFEQNGEFSGLLECPLYTRPVEWREKKVPDVLLSGNHQLIREWKQQQSIEITKKRRPELLSVTRSGSR; translated from the coding sequence ATGTCTTTATTACACGCTTCAATATTAACTATATTTCCTGATATGTTCCCTGGGCCTTTACAATATTCTCTTGCAGGGCAAGCCCTTCGGAACGGGATTTGGGATTATGAGATAATTAACATTAGAAACTTCGGCTTAACTAAACATAAAAAAGTTGACGATGAGGCGTATGGTGGGGGGAATGGGTTAATAATGCGACCAGACGTGGGGGGAAATTGCATAGAACATGTACTATCTACTCAAAAGGATGTACAAATATACTATCCCTCCCCCAGAGGAAAACTATTTACCCAAGCTATGGCTCATGAAATTATTAAAAAAAGCGAAATAATAATTTTATGTGGACGCTTTGAAGGGATTGACGAACGCCTAATTGAAGAGTATAATATTGTCGAAATCAGTATAGGGGATTATATTCTATCAGGGGGCGAAATAGCAGCGCTCGCTATTCTGGATTGTTTGATTAGATTACTTCCTAATGTATTAACAAACAAAGAGACATTACAATCAGAATCTTTTGAACAGAATGGGGAATTTAGCGGTTTGCTTGAATGCCCTTTATATACTAGACCAGTAGAGTGGAGAGAAAAAAAAGTCCCTGATGTTTTGTTGTCTGGTAATCATCAGTTAATTAGAGAGTGGAAACAACAGCAATCTATTGAAATTACTAAAAAACGTAGGCCAGAATTATTAAGTGTTACTAGGAGTGGGAGTCGATGA
- a CDS encoding group II intron maturase-specific domain-containing protein — MLEVRAYIQEINYINPVIRGWYQYYGKFYKTTLKWLWRNLNHYLSCWVRRKYSKYQRHKVKACRYLANIAITKPVLFFHWKLGYVLTA; from the coding sequence ATGCTTGAAGTACGAGCGTATATACAAGAAATTAATTATATTAATCCAGTCATTAGAGGCTGGTACCAATATTACGGGAAATTCTATAAGACTACATTGAAATGGCTATGGAGAAATCTTAACCATTACTTAAGTTGCTGGGTTAGGCGCAAATATAGCAAATATCAAAGGCACAAAGTCAAGGCATGTAGATATTTAGCGAACATAGCCATAACAAAACCTGTTTTATTCTTTCACTGGAAATTAGGGTATGTCCTAACGGCTTAG
- a CDS encoding helix-turn-helix domain-containing protein translates to MAPKIKLRLNWVKLYEEVGNAGKVCNYYDISRFTLRKWYKRYELLGVAGLHDLSKKPKTSPGQKINDTEEQRILGLRQGRKLGARRIQNELKRLYEISFSTATIHKVLKKHNVTLILDKGVMNI, encoded by the coding sequence ATGGCACCTAAGATTAAATTACGCTTAAATTGGGTTAAATTATATGAAGAGGTGGGTAACGCGGGAAAGGTTTGTAACTATTATGATATTTCAAGGTTTACTTTACGCAAATGGTACAAACGTTATGAGTTATTAGGTGTAGCAGGACTACACGATCTAAGCAAAAAACCAAAGACATCTCCTGGGCAAAAAATAAATGATACAGAAGAGCAACGAATACTAGGTTTAAGACAAGGAAGAAAATTGGGTGCGAGGCGTATTCAGAATGAGCTAAAGCGCTTATATGAAATTTCATTTTCTACTGCTACTATACATAAAGTATTAAAAAAACATAATGTTACGTTAATTCTGGATAAGGGAGTTATGAATATATAG
- a CDS encoding Rpn family recombination-promoting nuclease/putative transposase, whose translation MSISKFLDPKNDVAFRRIFGSEKNKDILIHFINDVLELKSGDRIKEVTFLPTIQDPEIASKKQSIVDVLCRDENGVSIIIEMQVSPQEGFEKRAQYYAAKAYSRQLNKGKEEGARYIDLKSVIFIAISDNIIFKDKVCYKSDHIILDKESYTHDLQDFSFTFIELPKFKITDINLLTNIIEKWCFFFKHADETSEADLPRIIGSDHVIERAYEELNQFNWTEEELLIYEQETKRIIDNKAAEDYLIKTAEARGEARGEARGEAKMIKMMRDNGYSVEEIAKMTGLSVTKINELLKTQS comes from the coding sequence ATGTCTATTTCAAAATTTTTAGATCCTAAGAACGATGTTGCATTTCGCCGTATATTTGGCTCGGAGAAGAATAAAGACATTCTTATTCATTTCATTAATGATGTGCTAGAGCTTAAAAGTGGTGATAGAATTAAAGAAGTAACTTTTTTGCCCACTATCCAGGACCCTGAAATTGCTTCAAAGAAGCAAAGCATAGTAGATGTTTTATGCAGGGATGAAAATGGCGTCTCGATTATTATTGAGATGCAGGTATCTCCACAAGAAGGTTTTGAGAAACGAGCTCAGTATTATGCAGCTAAAGCCTATTCACGGCAGTTAAATAAAGGCAAAGAAGAAGGAGCTAGATATATAGATCTAAAGTCGGTAATATTTATTGCTATCAGTGATAATATTATTTTTAAAGATAAAGTTTGTTATAAATCTGATCATATTATTTTAGATAAAGAGAGCTATACTCATGATTTACAAGATTTTTCTTTTACTTTTATAGAACTACCAAAGTTTAAAATCACTGATATCAATTTACTAACTAATATTATAGAGAAGTGGTGTTTTTTCTTTAAGCATGCAGACGAAACTAGTGAGGCAGACTTACCTAGGATCATAGGATCCGATCACGTGATAGAGAGGGCTTATGAAGAATTAAACCAGTTTAATTGGACGGAAGAAGAATTGCTAATTTATGAGCAAGAGACTAAACGTATTATAGATAATAAAGCAGCAGAAGATTACCTGATAAAAACTGCTGAAGCCAGGGGTGAGGCTAGAGGAGAAGCTAGAGGAGAAGCTAAAATGATAAAAATGATGAGAGATAATGGTTATTCTGTTGAAGAAATCGCTAAAATGACAGGATTATCAGTTACTAAAATCAATGAATTATTAAAAACACAATCCTAA
- a CDS encoding helix-turn-helix transcriptional regulator yields MVSVNNKINELMTQKRISAIDIEKTTGLNRNTIYSIISGTSKNPSAHTLQLIAKALDVSLDSIFIEEEEFKGELLSMEQMEIFSNATSATIEILIERNLNFPFTNLIDLIKEVYQYSLKKQSVDSTFINWMVDKYQKF; encoded by the coding sequence ATGGTAAGTGTTAATAATAAAATTAATGAGTTGATGACTCAAAAAAGAATATCTGCTATAGATATCGAAAAAACAACGGGTTTAAATAGAAATACTATATACAGTATTATCTCTGGAACCTCTAAAAACCCAAGTGCTCATACTTTGCAATTAATTGCCAAAGCACTTGACGTGAGCTTAGATTCAATTTTTATTGAGGAAGAAGAGTTTAAAGGAGAGCTGCTTTCTATGGAACAAATGGAGATCTTTAGTAACGCAACGAGCGCCACTATAGAGATTCTAATTGAAAGAAATTTAAATTTCCCATTCACCAATCTTATTGATTTAATAAAAGAAGTGTATCAATATTCTCTCAAAAAACAGTCTGTGGATAGTACATTTATCAATTGGATGGTGGATAAATATCAAAAATTTTAA
- a CDS encoding phosphodiester glycosidase family protein codes for MRGLTIQELADYMTALGCVVAINLDGGGSSTLFMEGKILNNPTGDKEEALGEKVLRPVSDAIIIKQL; via the coding sequence GTGAGAGGATTAACTATACAAGAACTAGCGGATTACATGACTGCGCTTGGATGTGTAGTAGCAATTAATTTAGATGGTGGGGGATCTTCTACATTGTTTATGGAGGGAAAAATTCTTAATAATCCTACTGGAGATAAAGAGGAAGCCTTAGGAGAAAAGGTATTACGGCCAGTATCAGATGCAATTATAATAAAACAACTCTAA
- a CDS encoding IS630 family transposase: MVPIYFFDETRFGTNTKHGLGWFEKGSRTPVPTKLGFKSFYLYSATNHRDGDSFSLIIPNVDKACMQVFLNEFAKHITTKVILVMDGAGWHKGLTIPANIEIMYLPPYSPELNPVERLWQHLKDSVLKNKVYDCLTKLEDAVIEFIQSISIETIKSICNCSYIYL; this comes from the coding sequence ATGGTACCTATTTATTTTTTTGATGAGACTAGGTTTGGGACCAATACAAAACATGGTTTAGGATGGTTTGAAAAAGGCAGTAGGACTCCAGTTCCTACAAAGCTGGGATTTAAATCATTTTATCTTTATTCTGCTACAAATCATAGAGATGGAGACTCTTTTAGTTTAATTATTCCGAATGTTGATAAGGCCTGTATGCAAGTTTTTCTTAATGAATTTGCGAAACATATAACTACAAAAGTTATACTAGTGATGGATGGAGCTGGATGGCATAAAGGTCTTACAATACCAGCTAATATTGAGATTATGTACTTACCACCATATAGTCCAGAGTTAAATCCTGTAGAGAGGTTGTGGCAACATTTAAAAGATTCGGTATTAAAAAATAAAGTTTACGATTGTTTAACTAAACTTGAAGATGCTGTAATTGAATTTATTCAATCTATTTCAATAGAAACTATAAAATCTATATGTAATTGTTCATATATCTATTTATAA
- a CDS encoding ISAs1 family transposase: protein MTLTAIICGAEGWRDIERFGRLKLEFLRTVFPYANGIPSDDTLRRFFRVLDPKTFSTCFTVWASSLKLPSSTHIAIDGKVSRHTFDGDKNPLHMVSAFASECRTVLAQEKVSDKSNEITAIPKLLGILDIKGAIVTIDAMGCQREIAQAIIDKEADYILSLKGNQGNLHQDIKLVFADKELLNELSVDINQTTDGSEHGRIEERIYRAVTMPQELQEQHNWPELKTIIEVISKREIKGVLSEETRYYISSLEQEAVKIGMAIRSHWAIENSVHWILDVSFRDDDSRIRKGNAPQNIAIIKHMALNVLYHFPIINRYMNNYI, encoded by the coding sequence TTGACTTTAACTGCAATTATTTGTGGAGCAGAAGGTTGGCGAGATATTGAACGATTTGGCAGGTTAAAATTAGAATTTTTACGTACGGTGTTTCCATATGCTAATGGAATTCCTTCTGACGATACGTTACGACGTTTTTTTCGAGTACTTGATCCTAAAACATTCAGCACATGCTTTACCGTTTGGGCAAGTAGCTTAAAACTTCCAAGTAGCACACATATAGCTATAGATGGGAAAGTGTCTCGTCATACATTCGATGGTGATAAGAATCCATTACATATGGTATCAGCTTTTGCTAGTGAATGTCGAACAGTGTTAGCACAAGAGAAAGTATCTGATAAAAGTAATGAAATTACAGCAATACCTAAATTACTTGGTATTCTAGACATAAAAGGAGCTATTGTTACCATTGATGCTATGGGCTGTCAAAGAGAGATTGCCCAAGCAATTATCGATAAAGAAGCAGATTACATATTATCATTAAAAGGTAATCAAGGAAATTTACACCAAGATATTAAGTTAGTATTTGCAGATAAAGAGTTGCTGAATGAATTGTCAGTTGATATCAATCAAACAACTGACGGAAGTGAGCATGGACGTATTGAAGAACGGATTTATCGAGCTGTTACTATGCCACAAGAATTACAGGAGCAACATAATTGGCCGGAGCTTAAGACAATTATAGAGGTTATAAGTAAACGAGAAATAAAAGGAGTTTTATCTGAAGAAACAAGATATTACATTAGCTCTTTAGAGCAAGAAGCAGTAAAAATCGGTATGGCAATCCGATCTCATTGGGCTATTGAGAATAGTGTGCACTGGATTTTGGATGTTAGTTTTAGAGATGATGATTCACGTATTAGAAAAGGTAATGCTCCTCAAAATATAGCTATTATTAAACACATGGCATTGAATGTATTATACCATTTCCCTATTATAAATAGATATATGAACAATTACATATAG
- a CDS encoding transposase, with protein MHLSITQNSLVNCQLFPSQRQDCKTVEQLWHDWPWDKIGFVVADKGYDSRNIRNFIKSKNAIPVIPLKGVYLPNDSNLTPKDFYDTTLYRKRHIIERLFGRLKENKRIAMRFDKLDCTFLSFIALALIKAYNLFC; from the coding sequence ATGCATTTATCTATTACTCAAAATAGCTTAGTTAATTGTCAGCTATTTCCCTCTCAAAGACAAGATTGTAAAACAGTAGAGCAATTATGGCACGATTGGCCTTGGGACAAAATAGGCTTTGTTGTAGCAGACAAGGGATACGATAGCAGAAATATTAGGAACTTTATTAAATCGAAAAATGCTATCCCAGTTATACCCTTAAAAGGTGTGTATTTACCTAATGATTCTAACTTAACCCCAAAAGATTTTTACGATACTACACTTTATCGAAAACGACATATTATTGAAAGACTTTTTGGTAGGCTTAAAGAAAACAAACGAATTGCTATGCGATTTGATAAACTTGACTGTACCTTCCTCAGCTTTATCGCTCTTGCTCTTATTAAAGCTTATAACTTATTTTGTTAA
- the rplS gene encoding 50S ribosomal protein L19 yields the protein MNIIKEFEQQQVVKLTENKKIPVFKAGDTIKVMVKIIDRSFEKDGKEKVVERLQAYEGVVIARRNSGIASSFVVRKVSHGEGVERRFMICSPMVHSITVVKYGIVRRAKLYYLRKLSGKAARIQEKLRVNIKTDTTVKAVVTA from the coding sequence ATGAACATTATTAAAGAATTTGAACAACAACAAGTTGTCAAGCTAACAGAAAATAAAAAAATTCCTGTTTTTAAAGCAGGGGATACCATAAAAGTTATGGTCAAAATAATTGATCGCTCATTTGAAAAAGATGGCAAAGAAAAAGTAGTTGAGAGATTACAAGCCTATGAAGGGGTAGTAATTGCGAGAAGAAATAGTGGGATTGCTTCGTCGTTCGTTGTACGGAAAGTAAGCCATGGAGAAGGAGTAGAGCGAAGATTTATGATTTGTTCTCCTATGGTTCACTCCATAACAGTAGTTAAATATGGCATTGTAAGGCGTGCTAAACTTTATTACTTAAGAAAGTTAAGTGGTAAAGCCGCGAGAATTCAAGAAAAACTTCGAGTAAATATTAAAACGGATACAACGGTTAAAGCGGTAGTCACTGCTTAA
- a CDS encoding palindromic element RPE1 domain-containing protein, with protein MHNLKIIEEFLGETKSSTAAYIDVREEQRGVSTTKLPIRLGYARALLKQFLIF; from the coding sequence TTGCATAACCTAAAGATAATTGAAGAATTTTTAGGAGAAACGAAGTCGAGTACCGCAGCGTACATAGACGTACGTGAGGAACAGAGAGGAGTTTCGACGACAAAATTACCAATTAGATTAGGTTATGCAAGAGCTCTATTGAAACAGTTTTTGATTTTCTAA
- a CDS encoding transposase: MKAERKYPISESKFEELVEPAIKRELKKPGRPMTVSHYKFFCGVLYVLRTGIAWRDLPVEYGNWHTIYTRYKRWSEKGFFWRLLYYLQSFKQLLMDIVFVDGSIIPLHRHGGGALKKERATINRER, translated from the coding sequence ATGAAAGCAGAAAGAAAATACCCAATTAGTGAAAGTAAGTTTGAAGAGTTGGTAGAGCCAGCTATCAAAAGAGAGTTAAAGAAACCAGGTCGTCCTATGACAGTAAGCCATTATAAGTTTTTTTGTGGGGTATTATATGTGCTAAGGACTGGTATCGCATGGCGTGATCTTCCTGTAGAATATGGTAATTGGCATACAATATATACAAGATATAAGAGATGGAGTGAAAAAGGATTTTTTTGGCGTTTATTATATTATTTACAGAGCTTCAAGCAATTGTTAATGGATATAGTGTTTGTAGATGGATCAATTATACCTTTGCATAGACATGGAGGAGGTGCTTTAAAAAAAGAAAGGGCCACAATCAATAGGGAGAGGTAG
- a CDS encoding helix-turn-helix domain-containing protein produces MPKVSKMINDELVLKAREALNNGGKNGVVVTRLKAILASSKHGIKKVAEVYDINRSSLHRWVALFRDQGIDGLKNIAKPSRSKLNTAQKDEIKTLIKRDSSITIKKLKIVIKEKFDIDIEKSSIHRMLGALGFRHITGRKRHYKADTSSQEEFKKKSTTSTPR; encoded by the coding sequence ATGCCTAAAGTATCAAAAATGATAAATGACGAATTAGTATTAAAAGCAAGGGAAGCTTTGAATAACGGAGGGAAGAATGGTGTTGTAGTAACAAGATTAAAAGCCATACTAGCATCGAGTAAGCATGGTATTAAGAAAGTAGCGGAAGTTTATGATATCAACAGATCTTCGCTACATAGATGGGTTGCTCTATTTCGAGATCAAGGCATTGATGGTCTCAAGAACATAGCAAAGCCTTCTAGATCAAAATTAAATACTGCTCAAAAAGATGAGATTAAAACTTTGATAAAGAGAGACAGTAGTATTACGATTAAGAAATTAAAGATAGTGATAAAAGAAAAATTTGATATAGATATAGAAAAATCTAGTATACATAGAATGCTAGGGGCACTTGGGTTTAGGCATATTACTGGTAGAAAGAGGCATTACAAAGCTGACACATCTTCTCAAGAAGAATTCAAAAAAAAATCTACAACAAGTACACCAAGATAA
- a CDS encoding helix-turn-helix domain-containing protein, whose amino-acid sequence MSKPYPYELRIRAIKLIEAGMSVSKVKELLNISRQTLHKWQNIKKEGGDITPKKGYQKGHNNKIKDMEEFKEFIDNNQDKSLKELARIFGKCGATTIWHGIQKLGYSYKKNFYSS is encoded by the coding sequence ATGAGCAAACCTTATCCATACGAATTAAGAATAAGAGCGATAAAGCTAATAGAAGCAGGAATGAGTGTAAGTAAAGTCAAGGAGTTACTAAATATCTCACGGCAAACACTACATAAATGGCAAAATATAAAAAAAGAAGGGGGTGATATAACACCTAAAAAGGGGTATCAAAAAGGACATAATAATAAGATAAAGGATATGGAAGAATTTAAGGAATTTATTGATAATAACCAAGATAAAAGTTTAAAAGAATTAGCAAGAATTTTTGGTAAATGTGGTGCTACTACTATTTGGCATGGGATTCAAAAATTAGGTTATAGTTATAAAAAAAACTTTTATTCATCCTAA
- a CDS encoding IS3 family transposase, with product MVDKDYKDLSVRRQSQLLNLNRSSLYYKDSEKDQDNYLSNRIVEIYSNYPIYGYRRITAILRREVVIVNSKKVRRLMKLMNLQAIYPSINTSKRNLKEAIYPYLLSGLEVIKPNQVWQVDITYLRVQSGFMYLVALIDVYTRLVVGYRLSNSLNTESCLLALEDAIAKYGKPSIINSDQGSQFTSEDWINELRRCVISISMTGKGRCNDNAHIERLWRSFKYEGSYLYRCTSVLELKNNIPKWLNWYNNQRPHQALEYKTPFEIYSGFMDKSCDLPTIPLLPQQLQNYKNNIFVDSL from the coding sequence ATGGTAGATAAGGATTATAAAGATTTAAGTGTTCGTCGGCAAAGTCAGCTATTGAATCTGAACCGCTCCAGCCTATATTACAAGGATTCGGAGAAGGATCAAGATAATTATTTAAGTAATAGAATAGTTGAGATCTATAGTAATTATCCGATATATGGTTACCGGCGAATAACGGCGATACTTAGGAGAGAAGTGGTAATTGTTAACAGCAAAAAAGTCAGGAGGTTGATGAAACTAATGAATTTGCAAGCAATTTACCCTTCGATTAATACAAGTAAAAGAAACCTAAAAGAAGCTATTTATCCATATTTGCTATCAGGGTTAGAGGTTATAAAGCCAAATCAGGTATGGCAGGTGGATATCACTTATTTAAGGGTACAAAGTGGTTTTATGTATTTGGTTGCATTAATCGATGTTTATACTAGATTAGTAGTAGGATATCGTTTATCAAATAGTTTAAATACAGAGAGCTGTTTGCTAGCGTTAGAAGATGCTATAGCTAAATATGGGAAGCCGTCGATAATTAATAGTGATCAAGGTAGCCAGTTTACCAGCGAGGATTGGATTAATGAATTGAGGAGATGCGTCATAAGCATCAGCATGACGGGCAAAGGCAGGTGTAACGATAATGCCCATATTGAGCGTTTATGGCGATCGTTTAAGTATGAGGGGTCGTATTTATACCGGTGTACTTCAGTTTTAGAGTTGAAAAATAATATCCCGAAATGGTTGAATTGGTATAACAATCAAAGGCCCCATCAGGCTTTGGAGTACAAAACGCCGTTTGAGATATATAGTGGATTTATGGATAAGTCTTGCGACTTACCCACAATTCCACTATTACCACAACAGCTACAAAATTATAAAAATAATATTTTTGTAGATAGTTTATGA